The genome window GAGTAAACCCATTCGCGCGTGTAATCCAATGCATGGGGCCCTCAGCTTTTTTATTATCCTCTGACCCGAATTTTTCCAATTCTTGTAAATGATGAAAAGATAACCTGTTTGGCTGCAGGATCCCTCAAAAATGGGAATTGAACAGGCTACTTTGATCATTGGTTTTTTCTCTGACATAACGGGTTAATCTCATGATACCCGCCTACAGGGAGCCGAACATTATCTTTTTCTATCCACATAATCTCACTGAGCTCTGGAATAGGATCCCAGTATCTTGATGAAGTTGGTATGCCCCCCCAGCTCTTCGATAGCATCCCGCATCAACGGTTCATCCTTATGCGCCTCAATGTCTATGAAGAAGGTATACTCCCAAGGCCTTCCGGGGATAGGGCGGCTCTCGATCTTTGTTAGGTTGAGTCCTCGGCTTGCAAAGACTCTCAATGACTCGAGGAGGGTCCCCGGTCTGTGATCTACAATATAGGCAATGGTGCTGCAGTCTTTACCGGTAGCATAATTTTCACCGCTTCCGATCACGAAGAACCTTGTGTAGTTTTCGCTGTCGGTTTCTAAGCCCCGTGCAAGGACGGCCATATTGTAGACTTTTGCTGCCCTGGCACTAGCTATTGCAGCGGCATCGTGAAGACCCTTATCCCTGATCATTTTGACGCTCCCGGCAGTATCATACCAGGACACAGGATCAAGGTCGTGGCCTTCCAGGTAGGCCCTGCTCTGACCAAGGGCTTGGGGGTGGGAGTAGACTCGCTTCAGGTCCTCGAGGGTTACTCCCTTATTCGCGATGAGACAGTGAACCACCCTAAGGACCGCTTCTCCCTGGATCTTAAGGCCCCGCTCCAAGAGGAGGTCAAACGTGCGCACGATGCTCCCCTCAAGGGAGTTCTCTGCCGGGACTAGGCCCAAGTCAGCTTCACCGCCCTCCACGGTTTCGAAGACGTCCCTTAGGTATGGTCTGGGGACTGGCTGAGCTTTGTCCCCGAATTGCTGGATAATGGCCTCTTCACTGTAGGCGCCAAGCTCTCCTTGGAAGGCGACTCTCATTACTCCTGCTCCCGTTCAGCCCTAGTGCATAGCGCTATGATCTCCATGAAAACTCTCTCCACGCTCTCGGAGTCGATCCCCGCCTCCTCTGCGAGGCCTCGGACCTGCTGGTGGATTTTCTCCTCCCGGTTTCTATCCTCGATTGGCTTATTATGGCGGTGCTTTACTGCCCCAATCTCCATTGCGACCATAACTCTTTCTGCGATGTTTTTCACGATCTCGACGTTGAGCATATTGATCTTTTCTCGTAGGGCCCCAATCTCCTTTTCATAGGTCATTTTATGTCCCTTCCTAATACCTTAGGGATCATCCCCACCCTGATAGCGTGATCTGCGAGGATGAATGCAACCATCCCCTCTACGACCGGGACGGCCCGGGGTACTATGCAGGGATCATGTCTTCCCTTGATGAGCAGCTCAGTCTCTTCCATCTTGAATATATCTACCGTTTGCTGGGATTTCCTAATCGAGGGTGTAGGTTTGAACGTGACATTGCACGTGATGGGCATCCCTGTACTAATGCCGCCCAGCACCCCCCCGGCATTGTTAGTCTCCATTGTTATCTTACCCCTCTCGAGTTTGTACGCGTCGTTGACTTCATATCCTCTCGCCTTTGAGTAGGCTGTCCCGAGGCCGAACTCGATGGCTTTAACCGCAGGGATCGCGAAAAGAGCCTTAGAGATATCCCCCTCCAACGTGTTAAAGACTGGGCCGCCCACCCCAGGGGGCATATTCAAAGCGATGCACTGGATAGTCCCCCCAAGACTATCCCCCTCTTTGGCGGCCATTTGGATCGCCTCTACCATAAGGGCTACCGCCTCAGTGTCGGCGCATCTTACTGGGTTGCCCTCAGTATTTTCTTTGATCTCCTCAACGGTCCTATCACCCGCTACGACATTGCCTATCTCGATGGTATGGGCAAAGACCTCCACCCCAAGCGTCTTCCTTAGCAAAATTTTAGCGACCGTCCCGGTCATAACCAGTCCTGCAGTGATCCTCCCCGAGAACCGCCCCCCGCCCCGGTAGTCATTAAAGCCCCCATATCTTACGTGGGCTGTCCAGTCTGCATGGCCGGGCCTGGGGGTCCATCTTCTCTCCTCATATCCCGAGGAATCCCTGTCCTTGTTCCAAACCAGCATACAGATGGGCGCCCCCGTTGTGCGGCCCCTATGCATCCCTGAGATCACCTCTAGTCGGTCTCCTTCGTTCCTGCTCGTGGTTAGACCGCTTTGGCCAGGGCGCCTTCTGTCTAGGTCCCTCTGGATCTCCTCTGGATCGACCCTGAGTCCTGCTGGGCATCCGTCCAGCACTACGCCAATGCATCGTCCGTGGCTCTCTCCGAAGCTGGTCATCTTGAGTGTTTTTCCTATGCTGTTATCCATAGTTTCATCTCCCGATTCTTGCGCCGAGAACCTTGAGGTCATCCCAAAAATCCGGGTAGGACTTGGAGACGCATTCGGCGTTCTTGATCGTTGTTTCTCCTCCAGCTACGAGCCCTAGGACCCCAAAAGACATGGCGATTCTATGGTCATTATATGGGTTGATCGCGGCGCCTTGAGGCGACCCCCCGTTGATGGTAACTGCCTCGTCCGAGGTCTCCGTCTTCACACCCATCCGGTTTAATCCCTCCATCATGGATGTTATCCTGTCAGATTCTTTAAACCTGAGACGCCTTAAACCCTCAAGTTTGCTCTTTCCTCTCGCGACGGAGCAAAGGACGGCCACGATTGGGAAAAGATCAGGACTATCAGTGAGGTCCCAGTCAATCCCCTTCAACTCTGCGCACTTTATGGTAATCTCATGTTCATGGAATTGGAGCTCTGCCCCCATCTCTCCTAGGATTTTGGTAATCGTTGAATCTGGTTGCCTGCTCCCTTGGCGGAGGTTCTCAACGGACACTCTCCCTGCAAGAGCCCCTGCCGCCAGCATATAGGCACCAGAAGACCAATCGCCTTCCACCGCGAATGTGGTTGGCGTGTATACTTGTCGTCTGACCGTAATTTCTCTATATCCCTTGGAGACCTCCGCGTGGGCCCCAAAGGCTTCCATTGAGTCAAGTGTCATCCCGACATATGGCGCCGATTCCAATCTCGTAGTAACCTTCACCCTAAGCTGTTCCCGAGCGAATGGGGCTATGAGGAGAAGCGCCGAGACGAATTGTGAGCTAATATCCCCCTTTATGGTAACCTCACTCCCGTCGAATCCTCCCTTTCCATGAACCTTTACGGGGGGATTGCCGCCATGACTCTGGCAGAAAATACCCAGCTGCCTCAGCGCATCCAAGAGAGGCTCCACAGGTCTACCGGAGAGAGAAGGTCCCCCCTTTAGTATTATCTCCGCATTCAGTAGGGCACAAACTGCAGTCATAAGCCTGAGGGTAGTCCCTGATTCTCCGCAGTCCAGGGCCTCTGTAGGAGGGTTGAGTTCTCCCCCTGTGATGAACCAAGATTCTTTTTGCCTCTTGACGCCTGCCCCGAGGGCCTGGACGGCCCTAATGGTTGCCTCTGTGTCATCTGCAGAGAGGGGGTATTTCACCTGGCTCTCTCCCCGGGCGAGTGTGGAACAGATTACCGCTCGGTGAGTCATACTCTTTGATGATGGGGCTATGATCTTTCCATGGAGCTCGCTTCTCCTGATTGTGGCTCTTATTATTCATTTGCCCCCGCGATGTACTCAATGATTTCCCGGGCTACCAGTGCTTGGGTCTTTTCACTGGTATCCACGACTTTGTCGGCAGCCTCATAGTATCTGGTTTTCCTCTGGCGTAGTAGGCGGGTGATGGGCTCCACCTTTTCCTCTCCGCCAAGGAGGGGGCGCGTGTCCCCGTTGATCTCAACCCTTTCCAGTATGGTTTTGGGGTCGGCAGTGAGGAGGATCATCCTACAGTTCCCCCTGAGGGCTTCCAGGTTATCCTCGTCGAGAACGGTTCCCCCACCGCATGCGATCACGACATTCTTCAGAGCTGTTATCCTCCCGGTGACTTCCTTCTCGAGTTCCCTGAATCCTGCCTCACCTCGCTCCCTGAATATGGCAGGTATGCCCTTCCCGACTGCGGCGACAATGGTATCATCTAGGTCCACGAATTTCATGTTCAGAGCCTCAGCCACGAGCCTCCCTACCGAACTCTTCCCCACTCCCATGAATCCAAAGATTGCGATATTCAGGTCACTCCCCTCCAAGGGCCCCCAAGACCGCCGTTTTCATGGTTTCTACCGGGGGATCTATGCCTGTCCACATCTTGAATGCAACCACTCCCTGATAGACCAACATGTTGACTCCCGAGAGTATTGCGGCCCCAACCCGCTCCGCTTCTCTGAGGAGCCTCGTCCTTATGGGATTGTAGACAAGATCGAACACGAGGAGATCTGGGTGAAGCACCTCTATTGGTATGGGAGTTTCATCCGTTTTTGGATGCATCCCTAGGGGGGTCCCGTTGACCAGTATATCCGCATCCTCTATGGCAACTCGAAGGGAATCCCTCTCGAAGGGGATCGATCTCACGGTCCCCCGACACTCGGGGTTCGCTGAGAGGCTAACTGCTAGCTCCTCTGCTCTATCCATGGTCCTGTTGGTGATGGTGAGCTCCTGAACAACCGTTGAGAGCTGATAGCCGACGGCCCTAGCGGCCCCACCAGCACCGGCTATGACGACTCTTGCATCCTTGACATTTCCGTAGACCTCGGTTATCCCCCTTAGGGCTCCAATACCATCGGTGTTATACCCTTTCAGCCAGCCATCCTCGTTGACAATGGTGTTCACAGCCCCTATCCTTAACGCGGAGGAGTCGATTCCGTTGAGATGCTCCATAATGGCAAGCTTGTGGGGAATAGTAATGCTCCCCCCCGCATACTCGTTTCTCCGAAGCTCTGAGGCGACGAGGGCGCCCAGTTCATCCGGGGGCACGGATTTTAACTTGTATCTGTAGTCAAGTTCCAGTTCTTGGAAGGCGGCATTATGCATCACCGCGCTCATAGAGTGGCTCACGGGGTAACCCAAGAGAAAGCAGACTTTCAAATTAGACCCCCATGATCGTGTAGATCTCCCGCATCTCTGCTAGGGTGAGCTGCCCGGGGGCGCTCTCCTCTCCGGCATGGGAACTAGCATAGGTGAATTCTCCTCCGGCAAGAGGTGAGAGAATCCGCGATAGGATGCCATCCCGCCCCATTCCAAAGCAGGTGAGTCCGCACTCCCTTGGTTGTCTGAAAAGACTGAGGTATGTGAGATTGTCTCTAGGTCTCTGGGCTGTTCCTATGATCTTTGAGACATCGGCGCCGCTCTTCGCCATGTATCTCATTGTCTCTCGAAGCTCCTCTAATGATGGTGTATCCTTGAAATCGTGATGCGAGATAACAAGGATTCCCCCGAGGGTTTTCACCCGAGATCCCAGGTCCTTTAGGTCTGGGGTGTTAAGCTCGAGGTCAGCGTAATTAAACCCCGCCTCGACCGCATCGAGGATCAAGGTGGTTCTATCCGGTTCATTCATCCTTGATTGACCTCCCTGATCCCACCTCCGGTTTGTAACGATCAATGGGAGGTCTGTCTTATCCCTGATAATCCCCGGGTCACCCGGGGACTCCATGTAATCGAACCTGATCTCGATGAGATCCGGGCCCTGGTACTCCACCTTTTCGAGCCTCAGTATGGCCTCAGTCATATCCTTTGCCGTGATGACAACGCAGACCTTGGGGCTACTCGTATCCCATCATCTCCATCGTGTCGGTGATGAGGTCATCTGAAATGCTCCGTAGGACGGGGGTGCTCCCTATTCCGGTGGGCAACACAAAGTTGATTGTGCCCCCGACAGCCTTCTTGTCCTTGTGCATGGCAGCCATTATCTTCTCCATAGTCACCTTCGGCGGTTCCAAGTTGAAGCCCAGGGAGCAGAGGACTTCATGCTGTCTCTCAGCATCACCAGCTTTCAAGAGGTCCATACCGTTCGCTATTTCGGCTGCAACCTCCATACCTAGAGCAATGGCCTCGCCGTGCCTGAGCCCCCCTTCTGACTGTATCTCCAGAGCGTGACCAGCCGTGTGACCATAGTTAAGGATAGCCCTTGCGCCCTTTTCCCTTTCATCTTCCTCGATGAGCTTCCCCTTAACGGCAACGGAGCGTACCACAACCTCCGAGAGTGCGTCTGGATCAGCCTTCAGCAGCCTGCTCCCCTCAGCCTCTAACCGCCTGAACAGCTCATGGTCGGCGATTACCCCGTGCTTCACCACCTCCCCTAGCCCGGAGAGGAGTTCCTTCCTCGGTAGGGTCTTGAGTATCCTAGTGTCCGAGATGACGAGGCTAGGCTGGTAGAAGGACCCTATCAGGTTTTTTCCCTTAGGGTGGTTAACTGCCGTCTTGCCTCCGTAGCTGCTGTCCACCTGGGCTAGGAGGGTTGTCGGTGCCTGGACAAGGTGGATGCCCCTCATGTAGATAGCTGCAACAAAGCCGACCAGATCGCCAATAGCGCCCCCTCCCAATGCAATGACGGCTGATCTTCTGTCTAGACCCACATCGATGAGCTCTCCGAGCAGGGCTCCAGCAACATCCCATGACTTGGCTTTTTCCCCGTCCGGTACATTCACCAATTTGGCTTCAAACCCGGCAGATTTCAGGGCCGCCTCAAGTGCTTGAACATGATCACCCGGTATACCCTCACTGGTCACAATCGCACATGTCTTAACCAGGGGTAGCCTCTCCCTAATTAGTCGCCCAGATATTTTGATTACTCCATCACCTACATAGATGGTGTAGCTCCGCTCTTCGAGGTGAATATCCATCGTGCGGGCGCCGGTCCCGGAGCCCTTCAAAGTCATTCTTTCGCTACAGCTCCCTTCCCACTGAACTTGCCACTGATCTTAGCTCCCCCATGAGAGTCCTGAACTCTGGCGGTTGAATCGATTGTGGGCCGTCGCATAACGCCTCCTCAGGGTTCGGGTGAACCTCTACAATAAGGCCATCAGCTCCAACGGCAACCGCTGCCTTGGACATAGGTGAGATTAGGCTCCGTATTCCAGTGCCGTGACTCGGATCTGCAATGATTGGGAGATGACTAACCTCTTTTATGATGGCTATAGCGGAGAGATCCATAGTGAACCGGGTCAGCTTTCCGTGTGTCCTCAATCCCCTCTCGCATAGAATGACATCTGGGTTTCCACCATGGAGAATGTACTCTGCTGCGCTTAGCCATTCCTCTATGGTGTTGGCTAGACCCCGCTTCAGGAGCACGGGCTTTTTGGCCTTTCCCAGTTTCTTAAGGAGGGGGTAGTTCTGTGAGTTTCTGGCACCTACTTGGAGGACGTCGGCGTACGCTTCAACCAGCTCTACCTTGTCGGGTTCCATCACCTCCGTCACAATAGGTAGTCCCGTCTCATCGCGGGCTTCAGCTAGGATCTTCAACCCTTCTTCTCCGAGCCCTTGGAATCCATAGGGTCTAGTACGGGGCTTGAAGGCGCCTCCTCTCAGCATTGATGCCCCCGCAGCCTTGACGGCTCTGGCTGCATCCAGCAACTGCTCTCTGGTCTCGACAGAGCAGGGCCCAGCTATCACTGTCACTTTTCTTCCACCCACCTCTCTTCCTCTTACGTTGACAACGGTGTTGTCTCCGTCCGCAATCTTTACGGCGAGTTTTATTTTTGATGATATCTCTATTCCTACCATTTCTCATTCATTTCCTCTCGATTATTCTGCGGACGGCTTCCGCTATCGTATCTGAGGTTAGCCCCACGTGGGATAGGAGCTCGGGGTAGCTTCTGCTGGACTCCCCAAAATGGTCTTTTATTCCGATCCTTTCCATTGGCGTGGGAATAGTCTCCACGAGGATTTCGGCCACAGCACTCCCTAATCCCCCTATAATACTATGCTCCTCGGCCGTGACGATGGCCCCTGTCTCCCTAGCCGCCCTCTCAATAGCCCCCGCGTCTAGGGGCTTCACAGTGTGCATATCGATCACTCTGACGTCTATTTCTTCCCCTATGAGCCTTTCCGCGGCCGTCAATGCCAGGGAGAGCATGATCCCGTTTGCAACGATAGTCGCGTCGGAGCCATCCCGCAGGACATTGGCTCTCCCCATCTCGAAATCGATGTCTTCACCATATACTGTGGGCGTTAAGCCCCTCATCAGCCTAAGGTAAACTTGGCCCCTGTAATCTATGGCATCCTTGAGGGCCTCGACGGCGGATGGCGCGTCCCCCGGCACTACAACTCGAATGTTGGGGATCGTCCTCATAAGAGCGACGTCTCCGTACATCTGGTGGGACTCCCCGTCTGCGTGAGGGGAGAGGCCCGCATGGGTGCCTACAATTTTTGCGTTAAGCCCCTGGCGGGCGATGCTGTTGGCGATCTGCTCAAATCCCCTTCCGATGATGAACATCGCGAACCCGACGGCTACTGGGGTCTTTCCAGATGCGGCGAGGCCGGCAGCGATCCCTAGCATGTCCTGTTCGCTTATTCCCACCCGGATGAATCTCGAGGGGAAGGTCTCGGCGAAATATGTGGTTTTGGTAGAGGAGGCAACGTCGGGGTCTAGGACCACGATGTCTTCACGCTCCCGACCCAGTTCCACGAGGGTTCTCCCAAAGCTCTCGAGTTGTGACGACTGCTCCATCTGATTCACCTATGCGAGCTCTGCGAGGGCTCTGGCGAGTTCTAAAGCGTCGGGAACGGCCTTGCTGAACTTGTTTCCCTCCATGAATGAGACTCCTTTCCCTTTGGTTGTTCTAGCGATGATGACGTTGGGCTTCCCTTTTGTGAGGGCACAAACGTCGAGGGCGTCCAGGATGCTAGGGGGATCGTTTCCGTCAGCTTCCACGACCTCCCACCCGAAGGACTTCCATTTCTCCCCGACGGGCTCGATGGCCTTGATCTCCTCGGTCCTCCCTGAGAGCTGGAACTTATTTCTATCCACAATAGCAACGAGATTGTCGAGTTTATAGTGCCCACCTGTAAGGGCGGCTTCCCAGATCTGCCCTTCATTGAGTTCCCCGTCCCCGATGATGGTGTAGATCTTGTGGATAGCCCCATCCATCTTAGCCGCGAGAGCCATCCCTACTGCGATGGAGAGTCCCTGACCCAGTGATCCCGTGCTCGCGTCGACCCCTGGGATGGTTTTCTCGGGATGGCCCTGAAGGAGGCCACCTAGCTTCCTAAGAGAGTTCAGCTCATCAGGGGGAAAGTAACCTGCCTCGGCTAGGATGGCGTACAGAGCTGGGGCGGCGTGCCCTTTGCTGAGGACGAGGCGATCCCTCTCCTCCCATTCTGGGTTAGTAGGGTCGTGTCGCATCTTAACAAAATAGAGGACCGCGAGGATGTCGATGGTCGATAGGCTAGCCCCGAGATGTCCCGATCCCGCCTCTGCTACCATCCGGAGAACCTTTTGCCTGAGGCCCTTAAGGACAGAACCTAATGGCCTTAGTCCCGTCGCAGTCTTGACCATGTTCCCCAGAATGGAGGTCTCCTCCCCGTCCGTCAGGTTGGCAATGAATCGCCCGAGCTCCGTGAGCTCCACCCCGGAGAATTCGGACCCCTCCCCGTAGGTTATAAGGTTCATTTCTTTGAGGGTCTGGGCATTCATCCTGAGGGTTGAGAGAGAAATGTTGTATTTCTTGGAGATGTTACGGAGAACCGAAGTGATAGAGGTCGGAACCTGTGGTATGTGGGAGAGTATCAGGACCTGATTTTTGTTAACAGTCTTTAGAATAATTCGACGAAGGGCCTCTAGCTGGCCATTGGATATTGAAATTGGTGAATTTATGCCACCACCGGACATGAAAATCAACTCCAGATATTATTTAAGGTTAATGGGCAGCCGGAAATGACCAAGTCACTTCCAGCCTAAGGGCTCCACGTCAAAGGTAAATATATTGGCCATCTCCTCCGCCTTCTCCCGGAGCTCCTTAAGGGTTCCCACCACGAGGTTCCCATAACTTGTCCAGACGCCAGCAGATTCCTCGTGGTGTAACTCATCGAGGGCGTTGAGGTTCACCTGCGTCCCTATGAGCCCGGCGAGCTTGTTGAGGCTCCCGGGTACATCATTGAGCTTCGCGGTGATCTTCACAAGCTTTTCCCCTTCTGGGTAAAAGTCTATGAACAACGCCTGTATCCTGGGCCAAGCCTTAAGGATAACGTGGGATCTAGGCCCTGTGGTTCTCCCAGAGAGCTCCGGTAGGAGAAGATAGAGTTTCTCCTCCTTGCTCCCCTCGATCCGATACGTCTCAATGAGATCGAAGGCTCTGGGAAAGAGCTCGGTGATCTCTCTGGAGGCAACAAAACCCCCCATCTCTTCGATCTCTTTGGCTACAGAGTCTGGATCGGAGTCGACTCCTTGGAAGTCTGCGATAAACTCCGAGACCCAGATGTTCCCGAATCCAAAGGCCCCCCCGCTCAGAATGTTAACTCTCTTTTCTGAGAAAAGGGAAGTCATGGATGCAAGGGAGCCCCTAATGTCTTCGAGGAAGACCCTGTAGTAGATAGTCCGGGGGGTCAGTTTGAGAGAAGAGATGAATAGACGCTTTGAGCCCTTATCTTCTACACCAAACAATGTCTGTCCAGGGAAGAAGCTCAGGGCGTTGCCAACCCTCTCCTCTATGAGGACTCTCCAGCCCTCTTCGGTTGGCTCAACTGTAGAGTGACCACAAATAATCATAATAATTCCTCTGCGAGATGTATGAAGGATAGGGTTATTGATATTTTAGCGTTCCCAGTCCAGGCTGCAGTCCGATTTTTCTTCAGGGGAGATGGGTTAAAACAAATCTCTATTTTTCCATTTTCCTAAGGCCGTCCGGGGTACCAACATATGCCATGTCCGCAAAGCCCAGAAATAACCCGGTTTCAAGGACCCCTGGGATGGACTTTAACTCCCGCTCAAGCCAAGGCGGATCTTCTATCGGCCCGAAATCTGCATCCAGAAGAAAGTTGCCGTTGTCCGTAGTCATCTTTCCCCGCTTCCCTCTTCTTAGGGTTACTGAGGCCCCAAGTCTTCCGACTCGGTCAGCTGCTGGCGCCGCTGAGAATGGCAGGATTTCGAGGGGTAGCGGAAATCCCGTACCAAGTTGCTCCACGATCTTCCTTTCATCCGCGATGAGGATGTATGTTTTCGAGGCGGAAGCTACAATTTTCTCTCTAAGGAGCGCGCCTCCTCCGCCCTTAATGGCGTTGAGGTTTCCATCGATTAGGTCTGCACCGTCAATGCACAATGAGAGTTCCGGGTGGTCATCCAGGGTTGTCAGAGGGATTCCTACCTCTTTGGCGTCTGCGGACGTCTGAATGCTCGTAGGGACGCCTAGGATATCGGTGAGTCGACCTGAGTTTAGAAATGACCCAATGATCTCGATCATGTATTTGGCCGTGCTGCCTGTCCCAAGACCTATGACTGTTCCGCTTTCGACGTGTTGAGCCGCAGCTTCAGCTGCCCTTCGCTTAGCTCCGGCGATCCAGCTCAAAAAGTCACCTCAGACTTCAAGTTCAAGCCT of Candidatus Bathyarchaeota archaeon contains these proteins:
- the aroC gene encoding chorismate synthase encodes the protein MDNSIGKTLKMTSFGESHGRCIGVVLDGCPAGLRVDPEEIQRDLDRRRPGQSGLTTSRNEGDRLEVISGMHRGRTTGAPICMLVWNKDRDSSGYEERRWTPRPGHADWTAHVRYGGFNDYRGGGRFSGRITAGLVMTGTVAKILLRKTLGVEVFAHTIEIGNVVAGDRTVEEIKENTEGNPVRCADTEAVALMVEAIQMAAKEGDSLGGTIQCIALNMPPGVGGPVFNTLEGDISKALFAIPAVKAIEFGLGTAYSKARGYEVNDAYKLERGKITMETNNAGGVLGGISTGMPITCNVTFKPTPSIRKSQQTVDIFKMEETELLIKGRHDPCIVPRAVPVVEGMVAFILADHAIRVGMIPKVLGRDIK
- the aroB gene encoding 3-dehydroquinate synthase, translated to MTLKGSGTGARTMDIHLEERSYTIYVGDGVIKISGRLIRERLPLVKTCAIVTSEGIPGDHVQALEAALKSAGFEAKLVNVPDGEKAKSWDVAGALLGELIDVGLDRRSAVIALGGGAIGDLVGFVAAIYMRGIHLVQAPTTLLAQVDSSYGGKTAVNHPKGKNLIGSFYQPSLVISDTRILKTLPRKELLSGLGEVVKHGVIADHELFRRLEAEGSRLLKADPDALSEVVVRSVAVKGKLIEEDEREKGARAILNYGHTAGHALEIQSEGGLRHGEAIALGMEVAAEIANGMDLLKAGDAERQHEVLCSLGFNLEPPKVTMEKIMAAMHKDKKAVGGTINFVLPTGIGSTPVLRSISDDLITDTMEMMGYE
- the aroA gene encoding 3-phosphoshikimate 1-carboxyvinyltransferase, with amino-acid sequence MRRSELHGKIIAPSSKSMTHRAVICSTLARGESQVKYPLSADDTEATIRAVQALGAGVKRQKESWFITGGELNPPTEALDCGESGTTLRLMTAVCALLNAEIILKGGPSLSGRPVEPLLDALRQLGIFCQSHGGNPPVKVHGKGGFDGSEVTIKGDISSQFVSALLLIAPFAREQLRVKVTTRLESAPYVGMTLDSMEAFGAHAEVSKGYREITVRRQVYTPTTFAVEGDWSSGAYMLAAGALAGRVSVENLRQGSRQPDSTITKILGEMGAELQFHEHEITIKCAELKGIDWDLTDSPDLFPIVAVLCSVARGKSKLEGLRRLRFKESDRITSMMEGLNRMGVKTETSDEAVTINGGSPQGAAINPYNDHRIAMSFGVLGLVAGGETTIKNAECVSKSYPDFWDDLKVLGARIGR
- the aroF gene encoding 3-deoxy-7-phosphoheptulonate synthase, with the protein product MVGIEISSKIKLAVKIADGDNTVVNVRGREVGGRKVTVIAGPCSVETREQLLDAARAVKAAGASMLRGGAFKPRTRPYGFQGLGEEGLKILAEARDETGLPIVTEVMEPDKVELVEAYADVLQVGARNSQNYPLLKKLGKAKKPVLLKRGLANTIEEWLSAAEYILHGGNPDVILCERGLRTHGKLTRFTMDLSAIAIIKEVSHLPIIADPSHGTGIRSLISPMSKAAVAVGADGLIVEVHPNPEEALCDGPQSIQPPEFRTLMGELRSVASSVGREL
- the pheA gene encoding prephenate dehydratase, with the protein product MRVAFQGELGAYSEEAIIQQFGDKAQPVPRPYLRDVFETVEGGEADLGLVPAENSLEGSIVRTFDLLLERGLKIQGEAVLRVVHCLIANKGVTLEDLKRVYSHPQALGQSRAYLEGHDLDPVSWYDTAGSVKMIRDKGLHDAAAIASARAAKVYNMAVLARGLETDSENYTRFFVIGSGENYATGKDCSTIAYIVDHRPGTLLESLRVFASRGLNLTKIESRPIPGRPWEYTFFIDIEAHKDEPLMRDAIEELGGHTNFIKILGSYSRAQ
- the rpiA gene encoding ribose-5-phosphate isomerase RpiA, yielding MSWIAGAKRRAAEAAAQHVESGTVIGLGTGSTAKYMIEIIGSFLNSGRLTDILGVPTSIQTSADAKEVGIPLTTLDDHPELSLCIDGADLIDGNLNAIKGGGGALLREKIVASASKTYILIADERKIVEQLGTGFPLPLEILPFSAAPAADRVGRLGASVTLRRGKRGKMTTDNGNFLLDADFGPIEDPPWLERELKSIPGVLETGLFLGFADMAYVGTPDGLRKMEK
- a CDS encoding chorismate mutase, whose protein sequence is MTYEKEIGALREKINMLNVEIVKNIAERVMVAMEIGAVKHRHNKPIEDRNREEKIHQQVRGLAEEAGIDSESVERVFMEIIALCTRAEREQE
- a CDS encoding shikimate kinase, with the protein product MEGSDLNIAIFGFMGVGKSSVGRLVAEALNMKFVDLDDTIVAAVGKGIPAIFRERGEAGFRELEKEVTGRITALKNVVIACGGGTVLDEDNLEALRGNCRMILLTADPKTILERVEINGDTRPLLGGEEKVEPITRLLRQRKTRYYEAADKVVDTSEKTQALVAREIIEYIAGANE
- a CDS encoding transketolase family protein translates to MEQSSQLESFGRTLVELGREREDIVVLDPDVASSTKTTYFAETFPSRFIRVGISEQDMLGIAAGLAASGKTPVAVGFAMFIIGRGFEQIANSIARQGLNAKIVGTHAGLSPHADGESHQMYGDVALMRTIPNIRVVVPGDAPSAVEALKDAIDYRGQVYLRLMRGLTPTVYGEDIDFEMGRANVLRDGSDATIVANGIMLSLALTAAERLIGEEIDVRVIDMHTVKPLDAGAIERAARETGAIVTAEEHSIIGGLGSAVAEILVETIPTPMERIGIKDHFGESSRSYPELLSHVGLTSDTIAEAVRRIIERK
- a CDS encoding transketolase, whose product is MVKTATGLRPLGSVLKGLRQKVLRMVAEAGSGHLGASLSTIDILAVLYFVKMRHDPTNPEWEERDRLVLSKGHAAPALYAILAEAGYFPPDELNSLRKLGGLLQGHPEKTIPGVDASTGSLGQGLSIAVGMALAAKMDGAIHKIYTIIGDGELNEGQIWEAALTGGHYKLDNLVAIVDRNKFQLSGRTEEIKAIEPVGEKWKSFGWEVVEADGNDPPSILDALDVCALTKGKPNVIIARTTKGKGVSFMEGNKFSKAVPDALELARALAELA
- a CDS encoding shikimate dehydrogenase, whose protein sequence is MKVCFLLGYPVSHSMSAVMHNAAFQELELDYRYKLKSVPPDELGALVASELRRNEYAGGSITIPHKLAIMEHLNGIDSSALRIGAVNTIVNEDGWLKGYNTDGIGALRGITEVYGNVKDARVVIAGAGGAARAVGYQLSTVVQELTITNRTMDRAEELAVSLSANPECRGTVRSIPFERDSLRVAIEDADILVNGTPLGMHPKTDETPIPIEVLHPDLLVFDLVYNPIRTRLLREAERVGAAILSGVNMLVYQGVVAFKMWTGIDPPVETMKTAVLGALGGE